The sequence CATCTTTTCCAGTTAATGTGCAAAATTCTTGCATtctgataaaaaatataaagatagatCTGCTCCTAATTTTAGCCTCCCTCTTCTCCAGGATGTATCATTTATTTGATATGCCATACACGCTTAGTGACAATTATGCCACGGATAACCATTAAGTAAATGGTGCGGCGCTCGGTGCATCAGGTCCGTCTGCACCTCTCGCCGTCGTGACTGCGCTCTCTACGCGTGAGATACAGTTGGAGATACCGGGgtcgggggggggtggggggcggcggcgggcggagAGCAGGGTCACACATCGGTCTCCACAGCCTTGGCGTTAGAACAGTTGTTTTTCTCCGTCTCGCTGTCGTCCCCCTTTCCCTGACACTTCTCCTCCTTCGCGCAGAGGGATTCCTTAACTCCTTCTTCCATCTCCAGATACTCTGACTTGTCCCCCAGGGAGGAAGAAGTAGAGCTCCGAAATTTCTTCAGCAAATTAGAGGGGAGGTACGGGCAACTGACCGCATTCTGTGTCAGCTGCGTCTGCTCCTCATTCTCAGTCTCTCTGTGGTAGAAATAGTTAAAGTTAGAGACAATCACTGGCACTGGCAAAGCGATGGTTAAGACACCTGCGATGGCACACAGGGACCCCACGATCTTGCCCCCCACGGTGATGGGCTTCATGTCCCCGTAGCCCACAGTCGTCATGGTCACCACGGCCCACCAAAACGCATCTGGGATGCTCTGGAAATGGGTGGTGGGCTCATCGGCCTCCGCGAAGTACACGGCGCTGGAGAAGAGGATGACCCcgatgaagaggaagaagatcaGAAGGCCCAGCTCCCGCATGCTGGCTCGGAGCGTGTGGCCCAGGATCTGCAGGCCCTTGGAGTGCCTGGACAGCTTGAAGATCCGGAACACGCGGACCAGACGGATGATCCTGAGGATGGCAAAGGACAtggcctgctgctgctgcccgtTGCCGCCCCCCTGGTGCTGGGCCAGATCGGTGCCCAGCGTGATGAAGTAAGGCAAAATGGAGACAATGTCAATGATGTTCATGATGTTTTTGAAGAAGAGCGCTTGGCTGGGACAAGCGAAGCAGCGAACCACGAACTCGAAGGAGAACCAGACGATACAGACGGTCTCCACGATGAAGAAGGGGTCGTTGAAGATGGTGTGCCCTGAGTTCTCTAGGTGGGGCGCCGAGGAGTCGTTCAGCGACCCGCCGTGTCCGCCCGCGCCCAGTGCCATGATGAGGTCCCTGTCGTCCCGGAACTCGGGCAGGGTTTCCAGGCAGAAGATGACGATGGAGATCAAGATGACCAGGACGGACACGATGGCGATGCCCCTGGCCGGGCTGGAGCTCTCCGGGTACTCGAAGAGGAGCCAGATCTGCTTTTTAAACTCGTTCTCCGGCAGGGCCCGGTCCTCCTCCTCCCGCACAAAGCCCTCGTCCTCCCGGAACTTGAGCAGGGCCTCCTCTCCCAGCTGGTAGAACTTCACCTCCTCCGTGAAGATGTCGAAGGGCACGTTGACCGGCCTCTTGAGGCGGCCGCCCGACTGGTAGTAGTACAGGATGGCGTCGAAGCTCGGCCGGTTCCTGTCGAAGAAATACTCGTTTCGCAGCGGGTCAAAGTACTGCGTCCTCTTCTCGGGGTCGCCCAGCAAGGTGTCGGGAAACTGGGCCAGGGTCTTCATCTGGGTCTCGAAGCGCAGGCCCGACACGTTGATGACCACCCGCTCGCAGCAGCCGCTGGGCCGGCCCGGGCCGTAGGCGCCGTCGTCCCGGGGCAGCAGGTCGCTGCAGGAGCCGTGGGCCGCGCGGTCGTCCTGGCCGCGGCCCAACCGGGCCTCCTCCTCGGCGTCCTCGTCGTCCTcgtcgtcctcgtcctcgtcGCTCAGCTCCCTCAGGATCCTCTCCTCCGAGCCGCTGGGCAGCAGGTCCGAGCCGTGCGGGAAGCCGCCGGGCCGCGGCTGAGGCCTCCTCCGGTTGGGCCGCGAGCGCCGGCGCCTCCGGGCCACACGGCCGCCCTGGGGCTCGAGTGCGGGGCAGGTGCcgcggggctgctgctgctgcagctgctgctgctggtgctgctgatgctgctggtgctgctggtgcgcgccgcccccggggcccccaaCGCCCTCCGCGGCCGCGGCCGtggccgccgccaccgccgcggccgccgcggccctCGACTGGGCCAGCCGCTCCCGCTCCCGGGCCCGGGCCTGCGCCGCGTAGCCGTAGGGCATGTGGCTGTTGCAGCCCGAGCTCTCGGCGCTCACCATCGCGACCTCCATGGCCGCGGGAGGCGGGCGACGGAAAGTGGGGCAGCTCCCCGCCTCACCACACTAAGGTAAGTTTGGAACCGTTCAGCAGATTGCTCGGAAGACTGAGGATATTTTCAGTCCAACTTTGCATTTTCCGTTTTTAAACCAGCACGCCCCATGCTCTCGGTTCCCAGGGACGAGCGCTGCTCTCCAGGCCCGGCCCGTCCGGGTAGCGCGCGCCGGGCCCAAGTCCCCGCCGGGGCCCCCAGCGCCCGGGGCCCAGGCGCAGTCTGGAAGCGCGGCCCCAACTGGCCACCGCCGCCGCCCGGGATTCAAAGGCCGCGGCTATCTGACGGCCAGCACTTGTGCCTGGAAAACGGAATGGATTTTTCTGCCATGGAAATCGTCCAAAGCTCGGTCCAtcagatttaaataaaatgcaaataagccTTTAGTCTTAGCACTTGCCTTCTCGTGACGGCTTGACCCGAGCGGGCGAGCGGCTGGAAGCGCGTCGGGCCATCGCCGCCCAGAGCCCGCGGCCGCTCCCTGGGTTCAGCACAGGCctccggggcgcggggcccgggccgAGCTCGCGACACAGGCGAACAGCTTGGGAGGTAGAGAAGGTACGAGGCGAGGTGTCAGCGGGGGCCAACCCGGCTCGGAGGTCTCCATGGAAAGCCAGGGAGCGCAGAGCATCCTTCAGCTGCGGCGGCGCAGAAGCAGCACTCCACCTGAAAAAGGAAGGGAACAAGCATGGGAGCAGAGTAAAAAGCATCGACGCGTAAAGAGCCGACGGCGCCTCCTTCCCAGACCCCGCTCTTCTGGGCCTCAAGCAAGCAAGGCACCCGAAGCCCCGAGGGACCACCGCAGCCGGTTACGTCTCCTCCTCACCCAACCACCCTCCTGCCCTCTTCTTTGGTTCTGATTCCCGCTCGGGCTATTTTCATGGCAACTcaattatttctcctctctccacTCCACCCACGTGGCCGTCCCTTTCGCTCATGCCAGGTCTTAACTCTCGCGGTCACTCTCTTCCTTCCACGACAACGACGCGGTCACCTTACAACTGCTTCCATCATTCATTGATCTCAAGgcataggttttcttttttttttttttttttctgaatttccacTCATCAAATACTTCTGAATTTAGTGCCTCTCCACCCCTCTCTGTCTTGATTCAGGATCAGGGCCGCTGGAGGAACCGGCCTGCTTTCACCCAGGCTCCACGGCTTCCacaagcctcagtctcctcacctaCGAAGTGCAGGGCACATGGAACCTCCCCCGTCTCTTGGTGAGGACCGACGGAGACGGTGAACGCTGCCAGCAGAGCACAGACATCATGCACGTCCATCATGCTGCCGGCTCTGAACAGGGCGACAGTGACCTCGGCCTCTGCTGTCTGGTACTCACCCCAAACCCCTATGTCCATGCACCACAGTCTCAGTTAGGGGGAGGACAGAAGTGAGGACACGGGGGCCTTCGGAGACTCCCCAGCGGCCTGTCTTAGGTTGGCACTTCCTGCCGCCCTGAAGCATGtccctgttgttgtttttctgttcccCAGACTCCAGAACACTCCCTACCACCCACAGCCTAGGAGCTAATCCCAGTTTCTACTTCTCtgataatcatctttttttttttttttttttttcctcctcgcGGTTCCTCCATGTTCACCTCAATGCTTCCTCCTACATCTTCTCAGGGGACTATCTCCTTATGTTTAAAATCCCAGTTTGTGCGGATTTTATCCTCCACCCATCAGACATTCCCCTCATAATTTCATCCATCATCTCCCGTCTCCCGGACCCACCCCGGCCGGCTcccttgcctctctctgcccACTTCTGTTTCCGATCTGCCACTTGCTGATCGCATCTTCCTCGCAGCCCCGATCTGGCTCCTCTGTCACCTGGAATTCCTGGCCTCTCTTCTAGGTCGGCTCCCTCCAGGTCCAGCTAATTCACGTCCTCAGCAGGACCTGGAAAGACTGCCCTGGTCTTCTGTCTCCTATGCTTTTGCATTCAGTGGGTCCGACAGGACTCCCGAGAACGCAGGGTGGCCCCGAGAGCTGGGGAGGATCACGACAGTCAGAATTCAGGGCATCCACCAGTTTCTATTACTGGAAGCACTTGGGGAGCACAGGAGAAATGGCTTTCTGGAGCCATTAGCAGGATTCAGCGCTTGACCACCTGCTGCTCCAGGCTGAATCCTGTCGGCCTCGGAGCCTAAACCCACCCGAGTTTTACGAAGTGACAGAGCAGGGGAGCGGTAAGCACAGGGCTCCCCAGTCACAGCCTCCTAGGGCAAGAGGCGAGCTGCGTTCAGACACAGGATCCAGAAAGTACACCTCGGAAGCTGTCTCCGAGGACAAGCCCCTTCCGTTGCCGACTCCTAACAGCGGCACGTTCCCTGAGATGTTTACTCCCGGGGGGGAAGGTCTCCAGATCTCTATTTACAGAATCACCCTGGGGTCACATTCGTCCTGGAACGTCGGGCCCTCCCCATCTTTTGAGACTTTCACAGGCCGCAGAGCCTGAGAGTTGGCTCAGTTTCTCCCCCAACTCCCTCCCAGCAGCTACAATACACtgtccacccccctccaccccccaccccccgtagAACCCACGGGCCTGCATGCCCGTGCACCATGCACCCCTCTGCCGACTGACTGACTCCCAGAAGGTCGCGCGCTAGCGGGTCCTCTAGTTCCCCACCGACTCTGCGGGAGATCtagccctgcctgcccccattTTGCTCTACAccacataattatttatttatttgggtttgcTTGTGGATGTTTATCTCCCTGCCTCCCGCCTTAACCGAATTACCTTCCTTTTAATTGGCTGCCAGTTACCTCACTCTCCCTAacctagaagaagaagaagaagaagatgatgatgatgatgatgatgaagtagaagaggaggaggaaggcggtggtggagggagcaggagggagaaggaggaacagaataggaaaaataagggtggggagaaaaggaaaaggaaaaaaagaaaggaaaacctccCTCGTGGCAAAACTGGTCTGAAAaatctcccttccttcccaaggTATCCGTGTTTAGGGGAATCAGTGCAAAGCACCCTCCCGGGAGCCTTGGCGGGGGAGCCctttgcagagagagagggagagaggagagagatctccctcccttcctcccgaGCAGCAGCAGCACGAGACTACTAGGGTCTTGCTCACTCCCTATGCGCGGAGCCCGTGCCCCAGGCAGCGGGCGGGCACCCCTGGGCGCCTCCCAGCCCCCCGCACAAGCCTGTCTTCCTGCCCAGCGCTCGTCCTGCACCGGCCTAGGGTGGTCCCCGAGGCCCCGGCCGGCAGGTGAGCTGCTCACTTGGCCGCGCGCCCCTCGCCCGGTGCCTGCGGGCGCTGCCGGCGACCCGGGGTGCAGCGGGGCCTCACCTGGCGCGGCCGACGCGGCCCCCGACCCGGCACCTGCAGCGGCCGCACCCCCCGCCCGGCGCCGCGCAGCCtccgcgctcccgccgccgcccccggccgcaccccccgccccggacCCCCGCGAGccggcctgcggggcgggggcgcttACCGAGCCCGGGCGTCGcggggccccggccccggccccggccccggccccggccccggccccgggcggaGCAGCTgcaggcggggggcggcggggcgagCTGCGCGGCCGAGCCCGGCGGAGGGGTCCCGGCGGCTGGAGGGGGCGGCTCTGACCTCGGCGCCGCGGCCCGCCCCAGCAGGGAGCCGGCGCGCCCCGAGCAGCCGCAGGATCCTAGAGAGCAGCGAGCGCCCGGGAAGCCCGCGTCCTCCTCCCGCAGCCGGCCCGCTCCCGGGAGCGCCCGCCGAGCAGCACACGCCTCCCCGGGCCGGgagcgcgcggggccggggcggggcggggcctggaggcggggcggggcctggaggcggggcgggggcctgggcctggaggaggggcggggcctggaggaggggcgggggcggggcctggagccgGGGCGAGGTCTggagccggggcggggcctggagcccgggcggggcctggaggcggggcggggcgggcgggggcggggcccggccgAGGGCGCGGCCTGCAGACGGTGGTGGGCGGGGCCggagggcggggcctgcggcggcggtgggcggggcctgcggcggcGGTGGGTGGGGCCTGTGGCGGCGGTGGGGCGGGGCCTGTGGCGGCGGAGGGCGGGCGGAGGGCGAGCggagggcggggcctgcgggcggcggtgggcggggcctgcggcgggcggtggggcggggcctgcgggcggcGGCCCCTCCCCGCGGCGGGCCGGGCTGCGCTcaggctcgggctcgggctcgggctcgacGCCGCCGCCGCGGAGCCGCCCGGAGCCCCGGACCCTCGCCCGCAGGGCCGAAGCCCTAGTCCCGGGGCACGGGCGTCCCGCCTGCAGCTGAGGCCGCGCGGCCGCGCGGGGGCCCCGGCGAGCGGTCGGGAGGGGCCTCGGCGGGCCGGTGTCGCCCACTGGGCGCTTCCGCGCGGCTCCTCCTCCCCGGACCCGCCCGCCCCACGGCTCGGCGCGCACAGGGCACACGGCACACGGCGCACGGCGCACGCGCACAGACACGCGCACAGACACGCGCACAGGTGCACACGCGCTCACACCCGTGCACACGCGCTCACCCGCGCCCACCCCGCGCACTCAGGGCGCGCACCGGGGCgctgcgggcggggcggggcggggcggggccgctccGGGGCCGCCGCCCCCTCGGGGTTCCCGGGCACCTGCGAGCGCCCCGAGCCCCTCGGCCTCCGCCTCCGCGGGACTCCTCAGCCTCCCCTGGAGGTCGGGCCTCGGGCGCAGGGGCGCTGACCTCGAAGGTGTGCCCGGCTCCGCggggggggcaggagtggggtcGGGCCCGGGTCAGgacgcgcggggcggggggcacgcGCGCAAGCGGGAGAGAGTCGGGGGCCGAGCGGGGCAGGTGCGGGGCAGGTGCGGGGCAGGTGCGGGGGGCCCGCGGGTTGCTGGACGGCAGGAGCGGCCTCGGGGAACCTGCTGCAGCACAGCCCAGTGGCGGGGGCTCGGGCCCTGGGAGGGCCGCAGCGGTCCGACctgcccgggggtgggggtgcaggagcGGCGGAGCGGGCTGCACCCCCGCAGGCCCCACGTGCACCCCGGGGAGGCTGCGAGCTCTTGCACACGCGCGTGCTCCGCGGGCCCCACGGGCGGGGGGCGCTGGGCCCAGCTGGCAGCTCCGTTCGCCGCCGACCCGGCCCCTCCTTTTGTGGCGCCCCATCAATTATTGAGAGAAATATTCCCGGTCTGAATTATAGATATGCCTGCTCTCACCTGGCTGCTGCTGGCTCCGCGAAGGACACCGCGAGGACTGCTCTTCCTTGTTTGaggttttcaaaaaaatcttttaaaatgactaaaacatTGACATTGTGAtcaggggaaagaggaaagaaaggagagaaagaaagaaaagaaagaaagaggaaggcaaaaggaaaagaaaataaaagaaaagaaaagaaagaaaagaaaaaagaaaagaaagaaagaaaagaaagaaagaaaagaaaagaaaagaaaagaaagagaaagaaaagaaagaaagaaaagaaagaaaagaaaagaaagaaaaaagaaagaaaaaaagaaagaaaagaaaagaaagaaaagaaaagaaagaaaagaaaagaaaagaaaagaaaagaaaagaaaagaaaagaaaaaagaaactgacgtGGGACCTGGTCCCCCAGCGGCTCCGGCCAGTGCACCTTGCATTGTTGTCCCGGATGCATTTACCTGCGCCCTCCAGGCTCCCGCTGCCAGAAGACTTGAAGGCACCTGCCCGCGGGCTCAGGCCAGGCCCGGTGCCTCCGTTCGTTCCCCGCTCTAGTTCCTCCCAAGCAGCAGGGAGGGTGGATTTCTTCCAAAGTAAGGACGGCCCCGGCGCGGGCCCAAAGCCCTCCCTGCCTCCGTGAGGTGGTGTGGACGCTGCCCAGTTCCGCGCCACCCAGAACAGGTGGCTAAGTTTGTTCTTTGCGTGGCCCAGAGAATTTTAGTGTTGAAAAACACCTGAGGATCGTAGAAATACTTGCAGTTCGTAGGTATTAGaaattcgggcagcccgggtggctcagtggtttagcgccgccttcagcccagggcctgatcctggagacccaggatcaagtcccacatcgggctccctgcatggagcctgcttctccctctgccttgtctttgcctctctctctctctctctctctctctctcgaataagtaaataaaatcttaaaaaaaaaatctagaaatccGAATTATTGAAGCCCCTCAGTGAGAACGCAGCTGCAAAACCATGAGGCCCAGGTGCCCAGGTCACGCAGGCGGCTGACGGAGGACCGGCTCAGGGTGCACCGCCCTTGCCCAGTGCCCcccggctccgggctccgggctccgggctggCGAGCGTGCACACTGGTCAGTGTTACCCGCACAGGTAGGCAATCCGGGTGGTAGGACTGCTGGCGATCACGGAGCCGGATCGGGGCTGGCGTGGGTAGCAGGCCGCCTGGACGCACACAGCCACCGCCTGGCGGAGGGCGGCCCTCGGCAGGTGGccgtggggaggagggagccctgcCGGTGGTGGCCACCCCACGAGCTCCATGCCCACCGTCCTCACGGGCCAGCAGCTGTGATGCGTCTACACAGACCATGAAGTGGTGGGGAGCCGGGACGATGCCCGACAGCAGCAGCCAGAGACGCAGAGAATGGAGCGGCCTCTAAtccagggcagcagcaggggtTTACAGGGAGACAGGGCGCTGCGTGCACAGTGGCAAGAGGGGGGTCTATGCAGGCACAGGGCCGCAGGGACCTCGAGTACCCAGAGTCGGAAGGACGGCTGAGGGCCCCCCGGGCAGAACAGCATGTTCCCcgccttctccccaccccatgtcactcacacgcagacacacacacctctttgcccttttaaataatttctttataaagcaaacaaaaaaccttccatttctctcccaaaAGATTCCTAGAAAGTCACGTAAACAACAGCAGAAACATTCTTTGCCCGGGACCCACAAGACTCTCCCTCGTTAGTCCCCAAACCCGGCTTCctctggagaaaaacaaattgttttcttgcctttcttagTCGGTGACCAGTCGACGCCCCGTAAGCTCCGCACCTCCAAATGCACCTGCCGCCACAGGTAATTTCTCCCCGGCTTTGAATTCTCTCGGTGGTGGCAGGAACGTTCCGGAGCAGGCTGGGACGTCTCTGTAGAGAAAGGGGCAAAGGGCGGCAGATGCTCCTCTGTACAAAGCGGGGAGGAGCCCTGAGGGATGCCAGCTACGTGCGTTGTAAatgtctttgttctctttgggGACCGTAGTGCCCAGTTTCAGGTTCTATTTACTCCCCTCTCTGCCCAAGCAGCCGGCGACACCAAGCAACCAGAGCAACACCTGACCCCGGGGAGGTTCTGGATAAGaatgtaataaaatgaatgaataatggaaGAGGCTTGCTTCCATTTGCCAAGAAAGTTCAGTGTATGTgttgggagagaaaaaagaaaagaagaagaggaagaggaagaagaagaggaggaagaaggaggaggaggaggaggaaagaagaagaagagggggagggggaggggtaggaagaaaaaggaagaagaaggagaagaagttgaagatgaagaagaagaagaagaagaagaagaagaagaagaagaagaagaagaagaagaagaagaagaagataaagaaaaagaagaaggaggaggagaaagaggaggaggaggagaaggagaagaagaagaaagaagatgatgaagaagaagaagatgaagaagatgatgatgacgatgattgGTTTTATGCCTGCTTACGCCCAGCCTCTCGACCATCTGACTTTTAAAGTTCTGAAGGATGTGAAAACAAGGGCATTTTGGGGGAACCTGACACCACGCGTCCCATTCCCAAATTCGTGGACGTGCGTGTTCGGAGCCACCCATAATTCCGCAGCTCTTTGCTCTACTTCCCTGATGTGTAACTGGAAAATAGGGCAGTCGCGGAGGCTCGCTTAAGGTGAACCTGGGTGCAAGTAAAGATCACCCACGATCCTGTGTCGGCATCAATCCATCGGGAGCAGACTTGGGGCCGAGGTGACTCAAGCAATGTCTAGGAACGAAATGGTACTTCCTTTCCCACAGACACCACCACCCCCATGCCTTCTGGAGTAACTCCCAATAGTTTATGTCAAGGAACTTTTCCATGTACCTAAATATGGgccttttcataaaaaataagagGTTGTGCCAAATCCGTGTTCCAAACTCTCTGAAAGCCCCTTCAAATGGGGCAACCATAGGGCAGGCCACACTGTGTTATCCTAAGGGTGGACCCCGTCCCCCAAGCCACCATTTTGATTTTGATCAGCACCGCTCACCCCCTAGGATAAGCGTCACCGGAGCAGAAGTTAATGGAAGACGTTGAGTCATACCAGGTGGTGTGGAGGATGCCCGACTGGGGACATGAGTACGCACACCTTGTTGAAAAGCCCAAAGGGGTGCATCTTTCTGAAGGACGATTTGACATTATCGATGAAAATGATAAATGCATGTAGCCAGCGAACAAGACCCCGTTTGGAATTTACACTGTAGAAATATTTACGTTGTCTCACCAAGATTACATATATATGGTATTTATGGCACCGTTTgttatcatagaaaaaaaaactcaaaacaaaaacaaaaacaaaagcttagGCTGGGCCTCCGTTCCGCACAGAAGTAGGTTTATACTCCGCCTCCAGGTCCCGTCGCCCCCGGGAGCCCTGCCCACGGCTCCTTCTGATTTGGTGACCTGGAAGCCAGCGCTTGTCTAGCAGGTGCTTCCCCATACGAGGGCCGTAGTTCCAGGAAGGACGCTCTCATGTGGAAAACACCTCCAGTGGGTACAGACCAGTCACAACTGTACCCCTAATGTTCTGCACTTTGCTCAATTTTCTCCACTCTTGGCTGGAGATGAAaacctccccccccaaaaaaaaaagaaaagaaaagaaaaagaaaacccaattcTGGGGATTCGCCAACTGATATATCTTAGAATAAAAGGCCAAACCAAACCAGACTGGGAGTATGAGCGTCCCAGGATGCTGACCTCGGTTTCTCATCGGCGGCTCCTGAGAACATGACGTGCTGGAAGCCCCCCTAATTGATTCTCAGTCAGTCTCACAAACCACGTCTTATTCCGAATAAGCACAGACATCATAGGTCACGTAAGACTGTACAAACCAACAGTTTCCTTAAATGGTTTTTGGAAATAATCCTTTTCCAAATTCATATATAGGTTTGAACTTGAAGGTGAATTTGTAATAATATTTACAGTGAAATTCTAGTGATTTACAACAGcccctgggggaaaaaatagaccTTTGGCCTGACGCAATGGCTCTGGGGTTGCTTAGGGCTGCGGCGGGGATCCCACGCTGGGGGGGAGGGCTGTCCCTCCAATCTCCCGGCCGCGCGGCCTCCAGAGGCCTAACctttgtgagcctcagtttccttatgcgCGGCCATGGGGGCTGTGCCACAGTCATGGGGCACGAGGCCACGGGTGCGGCTCACGCGGGAAGCGTGTGCGGTCACACTACCGCGTAGACAGAGGATGGCGTCGCTTCAAACAGTAACCACCTGTCCGGGCCGATGCTTGTGTCCCCGCAGGGTCACCTGGGGAGGCGCGAACTCTAAGGTGACGTGTCCGGAGGAGAAGCCTTCGGGAGGTAATAACGTAGACAGGAGGGTGGGAGATGAGGGACTGGGGGtcaggaggggaggggacccggggggtgacggcactgagggggcatgtgatgggatgagcgcgGCTGctagactatatgttggcaaaaccGAATCTAAATTCAAGCAAAACGAAGGAGAAAGAGGCCCCGAGAGAGCTTGTGGGCTGCACGCAGAGCAAGGCGGCCCCTGCACGGAAGCCGAAGGAAGCCTCGGGTGGGGCTGTGCAGGCCAGCGCCGGGGCCCACGGCCCGTGTGGTCTAAGGCCCTCGGCTGGTGGCTGTGCCAGGCCCAGGGGGCCCCGTGGCTTCGCTCCCCGCGGCAGGAGGTTAGTGACCCACCGCCAGGGCTGGCACGACGGCAAGGCCGGGCCAGGCTGCAGTCCTCTGCGCTAGCTGGCACTTCCAGCATCTCCTTCCTGGCAGGTGGCGGGTCGGGGAGCTTCCGCAGCCAGAATGTCGCTGACCCTGACCGTGGCTCTTGTCCCTTCCTGCGGCAGGATCTTACGGGGCATCTCCTCTGTGTCCCGCCTTCCCTTGAGCGCTAGGAAGTGGAGACGGACCCGAGCCAGCTGGCCAGGTGCAGGTCCAGGAGGGGGAGAGGCCGTCAGCCGGGGATGAGCGCAGAGGGGGGGAGTAGCGGCCGGTGCAAAGCCCCCAGGTCGGGAGTAGCGGCCGGTGGGGAGTAGTGGCAGGTGGGGAGGCCCTGAGGTGGGGAGTAGCGGCAGGTGGGGAGCCTGTGaggtggggagaagcagcaggTGGAGAGCCACTGAGGTGGGGAGTAGCAGCAGGTGGGGAATAGAGGCAGATGGGGAGCCCCTGAGGTGGGGAGTAGTGGCAGGTGGGGAGCCCCCAGGTCGGGAGTTGCAGCAGGTGGGGAATAGAGGCAGGTGGGGAGCCCCAGAGATGGGGAGTAGCAGCAGTTGGGGAGTAGCGGCAGGTGGGGAGCCCCTGAGCTGGGGAGTAGCAGCAGGTGGGGAGCCTGTGAGGTGGGGAGTAGTGGAAGGTGGAGAGCCCCTGAAGTGGAGAGTAGTGGCAGGTGGAGAGCCCCTGAGGTGGGGAGTAGCGGCAGGTGGGGAGTAGCGGCAGGTGGGGAGCCTGTGAGGTGGGGAGTAGTGGCAGGTGGAGAGCCCCTGAGGTGGAGAGTAGTGGCAGGTGGAGAGCCCCTGAGGTGGGGAGTAGCAGCAGGTGGGGAGCCCCCAGGGTGAGAGTAGCAGCCAGTGCGGAGTAGCAGCAGGTGGGGAGCCCCCAGGTCAGGAGTAGCGGCCAGTGGGGAGTAGCAGCAGGTGGGGAGCCCCCAGGTAGAGAGTAGCGGCAGGTGGAGAGCTTAAAGGCCCTTCACACGCTGCCTTCTAAAATTTCTAAGCAGAGGAATGTGACCGAGCTCCTCGTTGTGAAG is a genomic window of Canis lupus familiaris isolate Mischka breed German Shepherd chromosome 21, alternate assembly UU_Cfam_GSD_1.0, whole genome shotgun sequence containing:
- the KCNA4 gene encoding potassium voltage-gated channel subfamily A member 4, with the protein product MEVAMVSAESSGCNSHMPYGYAAQARARERERLAQSRAAAAAAVAAATAAAAEGVGGPGGGAHQQHQQHQQHQQQQLQQQQPRGTCPALEPQGGRVARRRRRSRPNRRRPQPRPGGFPHGSDLLPSGSEERILRELSDEDEDDEDDEDAEEEARLGRGQDDRAAHGSCSDLLPRDDGAYGPGRPSGCCERVVINVSGLRFETQMKTLAQFPDTLLGDPEKRTQYFDPLRNEYFFDRNRPSFDAILYYYQSGGRLKRPVNVPFDIFTEEVKFYQLGEEALLKFREDEGFVREEEDRALPENEFKKQIWLLFEYPESSSPARGIAIVSVLVILISIVIFCLETLPEFRDDRDLIMALGAGGHGGSLNDSSAPHLENSGHTIFNDPFFIVETVCIVWFSFEFVVRCFACPSQALFFKNIMNIIDIVSILPYFITLGTDLAQHQGGGNGQQQQAMSFAILRIIRLVRVFRIFKLSRHSKGLQILGHTLRASMRELGLLIFFLFIGVILFSSAVYFAEADEPTTHFQSIPDAFWWAVVTMTTVGYGDMKPITVGGKIVGSLCAIAGVLTIALPVPVIVSNFNYFYHRETENEEQTQLTQNAVSCPYLPSNLLKKFRSSTSSSLGDKSEYLEMEEGVKESLCAKEEKCQGKGDDSETEKNNCSNAKAVETDV